From Peptoanaerobacter stomatis, one genomic window encodes:
- a CDS encoding carbohydrate ABC transporter permease, whose protein sequence is MEKTLKKYFPFFVLPTFLTFAIVFLIPFVLGVGLSFTKFTTIFNAKFVGISNYTKAFASNQRFIQAFGFTTIFTIVTIITINIIAFAIALALTREIKGSNLFRTVFFMPNLIGGIVLGYTWQVMLNSVLLKLIGKGLLASETYGFWGLVLLTNWQLIGYMMVIYIAGLQNVPQSLIEAAKIDGASKWTILKNVTIPMVMPSITICLFLTLTNSFKLYDQNLALTAGAPLYKTEMLAMNIVNTMFAKVGFEGVGQAKAFIFFIMVAAIAYVQLKFTRDREVEN, encoded by the coding sequence ATGGAAAAGACACTCAAAAAATATTTTCCTTTTTTTGTACTACCTACTTTTTTGACGTTTGCAATCGTATTTTTGATACCGTTTGTACTTGGAGTAGGGTTGTCATTCACAAAATTCACCACTATATTTAATGCTAAATTTGTAGGTATTTCCAATTATACCAAAGCGTTTGCGAGCAATCAGAGATTTATTCAGGCATTTGGATTTACTACAATATTTACAATAGTGACAATAATAACTATCAACATAATAGCTTTTGCCATAGCATTGGCACTTACAAGAGAAATAAAGGGAAGTAATCTTTTTAGAACAGTATTTTTTATGCCTAACCTGATAGGCGGTATAGTATTGGGATATACTTGGCAAGTTATGCTCAACTCCGTACTTTTAAAACTGATAGGCAAGGGACTTCTTGCAAGTGAAACATACGGATTTTGGGGGCTTGTTTTACTTACAAACTGGCAACTTATAGGTTATATGATGGTAATATATATAGCAGGCTTGCAAAATGTACCGCAAAGCTTGATAGAAGCTGCAAAAATAGACGGTGCATCAAAATGGACTATACTTAAAAATGTAACTATACCTATGGTTATGCCGTCAATTACAATATGTTTGTTTTTAACGCTTACAAACAGTTTCAAGCTGTATGACCAAAACCTTGCACTTACAGCAGGAGCACCACTTTATAAAACAGAGATGTTGGCTATGAATATAGTTAATACAATGTTTGCAAAAGTAGGTTTTGAAGGTGTCGGACAGGCAAAAGCATTTATATTCTTCATAATGGTTGCAGCTATAGCATATGTACAACTTAAATTTACGAGAGATAGGGAGGTTGAAAACTGA
- a CDS encoding LacI family DNA-binding transcriptional regulator has protein sequence MSKITIRDVAKQCNVSVSTVSRAINNHPEINQRTRNIILKKIKELGYTPNSNARNLKRLETNTIAVLIKGIGNLFFQPMFKVLENEITKNGYSFLLYKVEEQDNEIDVALKLSQDIKPKGIIFLGGCFMDEDKKILEEIGIPFVVTAIVSKNMSIKNSACVGVDDFLESKKMVNYLLSLGHKKIAIIGSRYDDASIGMLRVNGYKQALTENNISIDENLIFTTTKNEDPYTFEYGYKTIDILLDKKLDFSAIYCVSDAIAIGVLKRLREKGIKSPRDYSVVGFDGLEINDYLNPTITTIKQPVENMALTACNVLFNIISGKPYKKVVTFEGELFVGQTTDRF, from the coding sequence ATGTCGAAGATAACAATACGTGACGTGGCAAAACAATGTAATGTCAGTGTCAGTACAGTATCAAGAGCCATAAACAATCATCCTGAGATAAACCAAAGAACAAGGAATATAATACTCAAAAAGATAAAAGAATTAGGATATACCCCAAACTCCAATGCGAGAAATTTAAAACGTTTAGAAACAAATACGATAGCCGTACTTATAAAAGGGATAGGAAATTTGTTTTTTCAACCTATGTTTAAAGTTTTGGAAAACGAGATAACTAAAAACGGATACTCATTTTTACTATATAAAGTAGAAGAACAGGATAATGAAATAGATGTAGCATTGAAACTCTCCCAAGATATAAAGCCTAAGGGAATAATATTTCTTGGCGGTTGTTTTATGGACGAAGATAAAAAAATATTGGAAGAAATAGGTATACCTTTTGTAGTTACAGCTATAGTAAGCAAAAATATGAGCATAAAAAATTCGGCCTGTGTCGGAGTGGATGATTTTTTGGAAAGCAAAAAAATGGTTAATTACCTTTTGTCGCTCGGACATAAAAAAATAGCCATAATAGGTTCAAGGTATGATGATGCAAGTATAGGTATGCTTAGAGTCAACGGCTATAAACAGGCACTTACAGAAAATAATATAAGTATAGATGAAAATTTGATATTTACAACCACAAAAAATGAAGACCCTTATACATTTGAATACGGTTATAAAACAATAGATATATTGCTTGATAAAAAACTTGATTTTTCCGCTATATATTGCGTATCTGATGCAATAGCGATAGGAGTTTTAAAAAGATTAAGAGAAAAAGGTATAAAATCACCGAGAGACTATTCAGTAGTAGGATTTGACGGACTTGAAATAAATGATTACCTTAATCCAACAATAACAACCATTAAGCAACCGGTAGAAAATATGGCACTTACGGCATGCAATGTACTTTTCAATATAATATCCGGTAAACCTTACAAAAAAGTGGTAACATTTGAAGGAGAATTGTTTGTAGGTCAAACAACCGACAGATTCTAA
- the malQ gene encoding 4-alpha-glucanotransferase: MRTSGILLAISSLNSKYGVGDFGKEAYKFVDIIQKIGFTIWQLLPLNPLGYGNSPYQPYSSQAGDEIYISPDLLYEQGLLKKKPKPLENNDRVDYEKARKLKAEILKEAFKNFKKDKDYEEFIKFDFVYKYAVFLTLKKANNLNIWNKWDKEQKNWIIDKKLDLSQYNEGIEYEMFVQYIFYKQWTDLKKYANSKGIRIMGDIPFYVGLDSLDVWENQKSFLLNKNGNPKFIAGVPPDYFSKNGQRWGNPIYDWKYLKENDYDFWIKRIEYNAKLYDILRIDHFRAFDTYWQVNARNKTAKAGEWIEAPGYEVFDLIKKKFPKLEIVAEDLGGLRKEVLQLRDHYNLKGMKILLFSLDPNEGNNNFSDKKNMIIYTGTHDNQTAMGFFESQDKKTKDYIIKLFKEHNYDDENITNGFLEMTFDSIADYAIVPVQDILGLDDSARMNTPSTLNNLNWSFKLNSMEKLEEKTDYLHKLLKKTKRI, encoded by the coding sequence ATGAGAACATCGGGAATCTTACTTGCCATATCCTCGCTTAACTCCAAATACGGAGTTGGAGATTTCGGCAAAGAAGCATATAAATTTGTAGATATAATTCAAAAAATAGGCTTTACAATATGGCAGTTATTGCCACTTAATCCGCTCGGCTATGGAAATTCACCTTATCAGCCGTATTCATCACAAGCAGGAGATGAAATATATATAAGCCCGGATTTGCTATATGAACAAGGGCTTTTAAAGAAAAAGCCTAAACCACTTGAAAATAATGATAGAGTAGATTATGAAAAAGCAAGAAAATTAAAAGCGGAAATATTAAAAGAAGCATTTAAAAATTTTAAAAAAGATAAAGATTATGAAGAATTTATAAAATTTGACTTCGTTTATAAATATGCGGTTTTTCTTACACTGAAAAAAGCAAATAATCTCAACATTTGGAATAAATGGGATAAAGAACAAAAAAATTGGATAATCGATAAAAAACTTGACCTTTCACAGTATAATGAAGGCATAGAATACGAAATGTTCGTACAATATATATTTTATAAACAATGGACGGATCTCAAAAAATATGCCAACTCAAAAGGCATCAGAATAATGGGAGATATACCTTTTTATGTAGGGCTTGACAGCTTGGATGTATGGGAAAATCAAAAGTCATTCCTGCTCAATAAAAATGGAAATCCGAAATTTATAGCGGGAGTACCGCCTGATTATTTCAGTAAAAACGGACAGAGATGGGGAAATCCTATATATGATTGGAAATATCTTAAAGAAAATGATTATGATTTTTGGATTAAAAGGATTGAATACAATGCAAAACTATATGATATATTGAGAATAGATCATTTCAGAGCATTTGACACATATTGGCAAGTAAACGCAAGAAATAAAACAGCCAAGGCGGGCGAATGGATAGAAGCACCCGGATACGAAGTATTTGACCTTATAAAAAAGAAATTTCCGAAATTGGAGATAGTAGCCGAAGATTTGGGCGGACTTAGAAAAGAAGTTTTACAGCTAAGAGATCATTATAATCTCAAAGGTATGAAGATATTGCTGTTCAGTCTGGATCCAAATGAAGGTAATAACAACTTTTCAGATAAGAAAAATATGATTATATATACAGGTACACACGATAACCAAACCGCTATGGGATTTTTTGAAAGTCAAGACAAGAAAACAAAAGACTATATAATCAAACTTTTCAAAGAGCATAATTATGATGATGAAAATATAACAAACGGATTTTTGGAGATGACATTTGACAGCATAGCTGACTATGCCATAGTACCTGTTCAAGACATATTAGGTCTTGATGACAGTGCAAGGATGAATACTCCGAGCACGCTCAACAATCTAAATTGGAGTTTCAAATTAAACTCTATGGAAAAATTGGAAGAAAAAACAGATTATTTACACAAATTGCTTAAAAAGACGAAAAGAATTTAA
- a CDS encoding NAD(+)/NADH kinase, producing MSNKKVAKNVEIKNIFIKSNSNASSKKVYPLLMDKLINAGFNVMNEFDSGCDLIISIGGDGSFLKNVHDLEYPDSIFVGINTGHLGFFQDVIPSEIDYLIDCIKKSNYEIQNILPLQANIRTQLRDYTLHSINEFAMKGYKNKTVHLNLSIDNKHMECFSGDGIIISSSTGSTAYNYSAGGSIIDPRLNLIQVTPIAPLNSNAYRSLTSSIILPYKAKVIVTPENQHQNTTIFLADAIQYKYEKLYSMEISYSKHKIKLMRLESYKFWTKVKEKFL from the coding sequence ATGTCAAACAAAAAAGTAGCAAAAAATGTTGAAATAAAAAATATTTTTATAAAATCAAATTCAAACGCATCATCTAAAAAAGTATATCCTTTACTTATGGATAAATTAATAAACGCAGGATTTAATGTGATGAACGAATTTGACAGCGGATGCGATCTTATAATATCAATAGGCGGTGACGGTTCGTTTTTAAAAAATGTCCACGATCTTGAATATCCGGATTCAATTTTCGTTGGTATAAATACAGGACATTTAGGTTTTTTTCAAGATGTAATACCATCTGAAATAGACTATCTTATAGATTGTATAAAAAAATCCAATTATGAGATACAAAATATATTGCCTCTCCAAGCAAATATAAGAACTCAATTAAGAGATTATACACTGCATTCAATAAATGAATTTGCAATGAAAGGCTATAAAAACAAGACTGTTCATCTCAATTTGTCAATAGATAACAAACATATGGAATGTTTTTCCGGAGACGGTATAATAATATCATCGTCTACAGGTTCTACAGCCTACAATTATTCTGCAGGAGGAAGCATAATCGACCCGAGGCTTAATCTTATACAGGTTACACCAATCGCCCCACTTAACTCCAACGCATATCGCTCACTGACTTCAAGTATAATACTACCATATAAAGCAAAAGTTATAGTAACTCCTGAAAATCAGCATCAAAATACAACTATATTTTTAGCCGATGCAATACAATACAAATACGAAAAATTATACAGTATGGAAATATCATATTCCAAGCACAAAATAAAACTTATGAGATTGGAAAGCTATAAATTTTGGACAAAAGTAAAAGAAAAATTTTTATAA
- a CDS encoding sensor histidine kinase yields the protein MIRSLKIKFVSITMILVSIILIAVFSIILKTNSKAMESQSIDDLKEIISMSLIDLVKATAYTNGSDMKKLQYTSLFVVTLDKNGTILSQIQNNVSIDDESLNNAIKTAFHDKYNVGTIKQMQLRYLKQVTDSYEKIAFIDITREHETLESLLIILIGTGTTALLAFLIISIFLSSWALRPVEIAWLQQKQFIADASHELKTPLTVLLANMDILEENKNDTIKNQIKWINSSRQEAMQMKTLLEEMLFLAKTDKNKREITFAKINVSDILISQILSLEVIAFEKNVDINYENVQEDLYINADEKQIQSLFSILLENACKYSNANTVITVTLKKEQDKIKLDINNFGPIIPKTELTQIFERFYRVEKSRNKEHGGYGLGLSIAKKITDNHNMKIWAESSEQKGTSFKIIMSGTNQS from the coding sequence ATGATACGCAGTTTAAAAATAAAATTCGTTTCAATAACAATGATATTGGTATCAATTATACTTATAGCAGTGTTTTCCATAATACTCAAAACAAACTCCAAAGCAATGGAATCACAGAGCATCGATGACCTTAAAGAAATAATATCAATGTCACTTATAGACCTCGTAAAAGCCACAGCCTATACAAACGGCAGCGATATGAAAAAGTTACAATACACATCTCTATTTGTAGTAACCTTGGATAAAAACGGAACTATATTGTCACAGATACAAAACAACGTATCAATTGATGACGAAAGCCTGAACAATGCCATTAAAACAGCTTTTCACGACAAATACAACGTAGGCACTATAAAACAGATGCAACTGCGTTATCTGAAACAAGTTACAGATTCATACGAAAAAATAGCATTCATAGACATAACAAGAGAACACGAAACATTAGAATCACTTCTCATAATCTTAATCGGTACAGGAACAACTGCACTTTTGGCATTTTTGATAATAAGCATATTTTTATCCTCATGGGCTCTTAGACCGGTAGAAATAGCATGGTTACAGCAAAAACAATTTATTGCAGATGCATCTCATGAATTAAAAACACCGCTCACCGTATTACTTGCAAATATGGACATATTGGAAGAAAACAAAAACGATACAATAAAAAATCAAATCAAATGGATAAATTCCAGCAGACAAGAAGCTATGCAAATGAAAACCCTGCTCGAAGAAATGCTGTTCCTTGCAAAAACCGACAAAAACAAAAGAGAGATAACTTTTGCAAAAATTAACGTAAGCGATATACTCATATCGCAGATACTCAGCTTGGAAGTCATCGCATTCGAAAAAAATGTAGATATAAACTACGAAAACGTACAAGAAGATTTGTATATAAACGCAGATGAAAAACAAATACAAAGTCTGTTTTCCATATTACTTGAAAATGCTTGCAAATACAGTAATGCAAATACAGTAATAACCGTAACGCTAAAAAAGGAACAAGACAAGATAAAATTGGACATAAACAACTTCGGTCCGATAATACCAAAAACAGAATTGACACAAATATTTGAAAGATTTTATAGAGTGGAAAAATCAAGAAACAAAGAACATGGTGGCTACGGCTTAGGGCTTTCCATAGCAAAAAAAATAACAGATAATCACAATATGAAGATATGGGCAGAAAGTAGCGAGCAAAAAGGCACATCATTTAAAATAATTATGAGCGGAACTAATCAAAGCTAA
- a CDS encoding ABC transporter substrate-binding protein, which translates to MKRLKKALFIGLAALTTVAMLTACSGGDKKDDKAADNKTEQTADAGTGKVYYLNFKPEVEETWNKIAQTYKEETGVDVKVETAASGQYEPTLKAEITKDDAPTLFQINGPVGYQNWKDYTLDLKDSEIYSHLLNKDMAVSTDEGVFGIPYVVEGYGIIYNDAIMQKYIALDGAKIKSVDEINNFAKLKEVVEDMQAKKADLGIDGVFAATSLAPGEDWRWQTHLANVPVYYEYRDDKVKNLDEIKFTYSDNYKNIFDLYVTNSTVDPSTLTGKTVTDSMAEFALGKAAMVQNGNWAWGQISGVEGNTVKAEDVKFLPIYTGVSGEEKQGICAGTENFFSINSQAKPEDQKASLDFVNWLFTSEKGKEYVTKDLGFITPFDTFTEAESPDDPLAKEVIKYMSNQDLYNIDWNFTSFPSQAFKDAFGQSLGQYTSGNMTWDDVKALFINEWKAEKEMAQ; encoded by the coding sequence ATGAAAAGATTGAAAAAAGCATTATTCATAGGACTTGCAGCTCTTACGACTGTTGCTATGCTTACAGCTTGTTCAGGTGGAGATAAAAAAGATGATAAAGCTGCGGATAATAAAACTGAGCAAACAGCCGATGCAGGTACAGGGAAAGTTTATTATTTGAACTTTAAACCTGAAGTTGAAGAAACTTGGAATAAGATAGCACAAACTTACAAGGAAGAAACAGGAGTGGATGTGAAAGTTGAAACTGCTGCAAGCGGACAATATGAACCGACACTTAAAGCGGAGATAACAAAAGACGATGCACCTACATTGTTCCAAATAAACGGACCTGTAGGCTATCAAAACTGGAAAGACTATACGCTTGATTTGAAAGATTCTGAGATATACAGCCATTTATTAAACAAAGATATGGCAGTTTCTACAGATGAAGGAGTATTCGGAATACCTTATGTTGTAGAAGGTTATGGAATTATATACAACGATGCTATAATGCAAAAATATATAGCACTTGACGGAGCAAAAATAAAATCAGTTGATGAAATAAACAACTTTGCAAAACTAAAAGAAGTTGTAGAAGATATGCAAGCTAAAAAAGCTGATTTAGGAATAGATGGAGTATTTGCAGCAACTTCATTAGCACCGGGAGAAGATTGGAGATGGCAAACACACCTTGCAAACGTACCTGTGTACTATGAATACAGAGATGATAAAGTAAAAAATCTTGATGAAATAAAATTCACTTATTCAGACAACTATAAAAACATATTTGATTTATATGTTACAAATTCAACAGTAGATCCTTCTACATTAACAGGAAAAACAGTTACAGATTCTATGGCTGAATTCGCACTTGGAAAAGCTGCGATGGTTCAAAATGGAAACTGGGCTTGGGGACAAATATCAGGTGTTGAAGGAAACACAGTTAAAGCCGAAGATGTTAAATTCTTACCTATATATACAGGTGTATCAGGAGAAGAAAAACAAGGAATATGTGCAGGAACTGAAAACTTCTTCTCAATCAACTCTCAAGCAAAACCTGAGGATCAAAAAGCATCACTTGATTTTGTAAACTGGTTGTTCACAAGCGAAAAAGGAAAAGAATATGTAACAAAAGATTTAGGTTTCATAACTCCGTTTGATACATTTACAGAAGCTGAATCTCCTGATGATCCGCTTGCAAAAGAAGTTATAAAATATATGAGCAATCAAGACTTATATAACATTGACTGGAACTTTACTTCTTTCCCAAGTCAAGCGTTTAAAGATGCGTTCGGTCAGTCACTTGGACAATATACATCAGGTAATATGACATGGGACGATGTAAAAGCCTTGTTTATAAATGAATGGAAAGCCGAAAAAGAAATGGCTCAATAA
- a CDS encoding ABC transporter ATP-binding protein, which produces MASLSLKNINKVYPNGYHAVKDFNMEIEDKEFIIFVGPSGCGKSTTLRMIAGLEDISSGELKIDDKVVNDVEPKDRDIAMVFQNYALYPHMNVFDNMAFGLKIRKVPKDEIKKLVTEAARILDIEHLLDRKPKALSGGQRQRVAMGRAIVRNPKVFLMDEPLSNLDAKLRVQMRIEISKLHQRLGSTIIYVTHDQTEAMTLGSRIVVMKDGIIQQIDSPQELHEKPNNMFVAGFIGSPQMNFIEVEAVQKQDGVYLKKGIIDVKLPEYKADILKNQGYIGKTVVMGIRPENIHDEVAFISMSEESAKVNAQIKVYEMMGAEVFLYFDIENVEFTARVNPRTNARVGSVVDFAFDINKIHIFDKETEKTITN; this is translated from the coding sequence ATGGCGAGTTTATCGTTGAAAAATATTAATAAAGTGTATCCTAACGGATATCATGCCGTTAAAGATTTTAATATGGAAATAGAAGACAAAGAATTTATAATATTTGTCGGTCCGTCAGGCTGTGGAAAATCAACTACACTTAGAATGATAGCAGGCTTGGAGGACATATCATCAGGCGAACTTAAAATAGATGACAAAGTGGTAAATGATGTAGAACCTAAAGATAGAGATATAGCCATGGTATTTCAAAATTACGCACTTTATCCTCATATGAACGTGTTTGACAATATGGCGTTCGGATTGAAGATAAGAAAAGTACCAAAAGATGAAATAAAAAAGTTGGTTACAGAAGCTGCAAGAATATTGGATATAGAGCATCTGCTTGACAGAAAACCAAAAGCTCTTTCAGGTGGACAAAGACAAAGGGTAGCTATGGGTAGAGCAATAGTAAGAAACCCTAAAGTATTTCTTATGGATGAGCCTTTGTCAAATTTGGATGCAAAATTAAGAGTTCAGATGAGAATAGAAATATCAAAACTGCACCAAAGATTAGGCTCAACGATAATATATGTAACACATGACCAAACAGAGGCGATGACACTCGGCTCAAGAATAGTAGTAATGAAAGACGGTATAATTCAGCAAATAGATTCCCCTCAAGAACTTCACGAAAAACCTAACAATATGTTTGTAGCAGGATTTATAGGCTCACCTCAGATGAATTTTATAGAGGTGGAAGCAGTGCAAAAACAAGACGGAGTTTATTTGAAAAAAGGAATAATAGACGTAAAACTTCCTGAATATAAAGCAGACATCTTGAAAAATCAAGGATATATAGGCAAAACGGTAGTTATGGGTATACGTCCTGAAAATATACATGATGAAGTTGCATTTATATCAATGAGCGAAGAAAGCGCAAAAGTTAACGCTCAGATAAAAGTGTATGAAATGATGGGAGCGGAAGTATTTTTATACTTCGATATAGAAAATGTAGAGTTTACAGCAAGAGTAAACCCGAGAACAAACGCAAGAGTTGGAAGTGTGGTAGACTTTGCATTTGACATAAACAAAATACACATATTTGATAAAGAAACAGAAAAAACAATAACTAATTAA
- a CDS encoding carbohydrate ABC transporter permease has translation MKTKTIDRIIFVILLFLLVAFLYPISFIVINSFKGKFFISNSPFSLPNAETFVGLGNYVNGLAKTGFFSAIGWSFFISIFSVAVIVLLSSMTAYYLTRVKNKVTKTIYYLFVFSMIVPFQMVMFPTIKVADMLHLNNPVGMIFLYLGFGSGLSVFMFSGFIKSIPLEIEEASMIDGCSPIKHFFYIIFPILRPTAITVGILNAMWVWNDYLLPYLVMGISTKYKTVPVVIQMLVGSNGNRDLGAMMAMLVLDIIPIIVFYLSVQKHIIKGVAAGAVKG, from the coding sequence ATGAAGACAAAAACTATAGACAGAATAATATTTGTAATATTGTTATTTTTGCTTGTAGCATTTTTATATCCGATATCATTCATAGTGATAAATTCATTTAAAGGTAAATTTTTTATAAGCAACTCTCCATTTTCACTTCCAAATGCAGAAACATTTGTGGGACTTGGCAACTATGTAAACGGTTTGGCAAAAACAGGATTTTTCAGTGCAATAGGCTGGTCATTTTTTATAAGTATATTTTCAGTAGCTGTAATAGTATTGTTGTCATCTATGACAGCGTACTATTTGACAAGAGTAAAAAACAAAGTTACAAAAACCATATATTACTTATTTGTGTTTTCAATGATAGTGCCGTTTCAGATGGTTATGTTTCCTACTATTAAAGTTGCGGATATGTTACATCTGAACAATCCGGTAGGTATGATATTCTTATATTTGGGCTTTGGTTCAGGTTTATCTGTATTTATGTTCAGCGGTTTTATAAAATCCATTCCACTTGAAATAGAAGAAGCATCTATGATAGACGGATGTTCACCTATAAAACACTTTTTCTATATAATATTTCCTATATTAAGACCTACAGCAATAACGGTCGGTATTTTAAATGCGATGTGGGTATGGAACGACTATCTTCTACCATATCTTGTAATGGGTATAAGTACAAAATACAAGACTGTACCTGTTGTAATACAAATGCTTGTAGGCTCAAACGGAAATAGAGATTTAGGAGCGATGATGGCTATGTTGGTGCTTGATATAATTCCTATAATAGTATTCTATCTTTCAGTACAAAAACATATAATCAAAGGAGTAGCTGCAGGTGCAGTAAAAGGTTAA
- a CDS encoding response regulator transcription factor: MNILVVEDEVRLAEAIGELLKKEKYIIDIVHDGQDAYEYATGFAYDAIILDAMLPKMNGFEVLKKLRSEKIQTPIIMLTALSQTDDKIKGLDYGADDYMTKPFETKELLARLRAITRRKGEVIINELSFGDVTLNLDTNQMMSATKSIQLGYKEFEIMKMLMTHPQMIATKEDIIIKVWGIESDAADNNVEVYISFLRKKLLFLKSSTTIQTIRKVGYKLEYNKQ; this comes from the coding sequence ATGAACATACTTGTAGTAGAAGACGAAGTTAGACTTGCAGAGGCAATAGGCGAGCTCTTAAAAAAAGAAAAATATATAATAGATATAGTTCATGACGGACAAGATGCCTACGAATACGCCACAGGCTTTGCCTATGACGCAATCATATTAGATGCAATGTTGCCGAAAATGAACGGTTTTGAAGTGTTAAAAAAATTAAGAAGCGAAAAAATACAAACGCCTATAATAATGCTCACCGCCCTAAGCCAGACAGACGACAAGATAAAAGGCTTGGATTACGGAGCAGACGATTATATGACCAAACCATTTGAGACAAAAGAATTACTCGCAAGATTAAGAGCAATAACAAGACGAAAAGGAGAGGTTATAATAAATGAGCTATCCTTTGGAGATGTAACATTAAACCTTGACACCAACCAAATGATGAGTGCTACAAAATCAATACAATTAGGCTATAAAGAATTTGAAATAATGAAAATGCTCATGACACATCCTCAGATGATAGCCACGAAAGAAGATATAATAATAAAAGTGTGGGGAATAGAATCAGATGCAGCCGACAACAACGTAGAAGTATATATATCATTCCTTAGAAAAAAATTATTATTTTTAAAATCATCAACAACCATACAAACTATAAGAAAGGTCGGCTATAAGCTCGAATACAATAAACAATGA